Proteins co-encoded in one Streptococcus ruminicola genomic window:
- the mutS gene encoding DNA mismatch repair protein MutS — MAKDKISPGMQQYLDVKKDYPDAFLLFRMGDFYELFYEDAVKAAQILEISLTSRNKNADNPIPMAGVPYHSAQQYIDVLVEMGYKVAIAEQMEDPKQAVGVVKREVVQVITPGTAVDSSKPDNANNFLVAIDSDGKTFGLAYMDVSTGEFYATSLSDFTSLKSEILNLKAREIVVGYDLSEDEQHSLVKQLNLLLSFEQERFEDVHLIDPNLTALEISAAEKLLQYVHTTQKRELSHLQKLVHYEIKDYLQMSYTTKSSLDLLENARTSKKHGSLYWLLDETKTAMGMRLLRNWIDRPLVNQEQIEERQNIVQVFLDNFFERSDLTDSLKGVYDIERLASRVSFGKANPKDLLQLGHTLGQVPTIKAILESFDSPYLDKLVNSIDTLPELESLISSAIDPDAQAVITEGSIIRTGFDETLDKYRKVMREGTSWIAEIEAKERAASGITNLKIDYNKKDGYYFHVTNSNLSLVPDYFFRKATLKNSERFGTAELAKIEGEMLEAREQSASLEYDIFMRVRAQVERYISRLQDLAKAISTVDVLQSLAVVAENNHYVRPTFNNNHEIKIDKGRHAVVEKVMGTQEYIPNTITFGRNTNIQLITGPNMSGKSTYMRQLALTVIMAQMGSYVAAESVSLPVFDAIFTRIGAADDLISGQSTFMVEMMEANQAIKRASDKSLILFDELGRGTATYDGMALAQSIIEYIHDHIGAKTMFATHYHELTSLSTTLTHLVNVHVATLERNGDVTFLHKIAEGPADKSYGIHVAKIAGLPEDLLKRADSILTNLESGAAQLHLTAEVDSEPVATESEVSEPVVEQLSLFAEDSSNQEVIEALKKVDLMNLTPMQAMNVIYELKNML; from the coding sequence ATGGCAAAAGATAAAATTTCTCCAGGCATGCAACAGTATTTGGATGTCAAAAAAGACTATCCAGATGCTTTTTTACTTTTCCGCATGGGAGACTTTTACGAACTATTTTATGAGGATGCTGTCAAGGCGGCACAGATTTTAGAGATTAGTTTAACTAGTCGTAATAAAAATGCTGACAATCCTATTCCGATGGCTGGTGTTCCTTATCATTCAGCCCAACAATACATTGATGTCTTAGTTGAAATGGGGTATAAGGTTGCCATTGCTGAGCAGATGGAAGATCCGAAGCAGGCAGTGGGTGTGGTTAAGCGTGAAGTCGTTCAGGTGATTACACCAGGAACTGCTGTTGATTCCTCTAAACCTGACAATGCCAACAATTTCTTAGTAGCTATTGATTCTGATGGCAAGACTTTTGGTTTAGCCTACATGGATGTGTCAACGGGTGAGTTTTACGCGACAAGTTTGTCTGATTTTACAAGTCTAAAAAGTGAGATTTTAAACCTCAAGGCTCGTGAAATCGTGGTTGGTTATGACCTTTCTGAAGATGAGCAACACAGCCTGGTTAAACAACTCAACTTGCTTTTATCGTTTGAACAAGAGCGTTTTGAAGATGTGCATTTGATTGACCCGAATTTAACAGCGTTAGAGATTTCTGCTGCTGAAAAATTACTTCAATACGTTCATACGACACAAAAACGTGAACTCAGTCACCTGCAAAAGCTGGTTCACTATGAAATCAAAGACTATCTTCAAATGTCTTATACGACAAAATCAAGTCTTGATTTGCTAGAAAATGCCCGCACAAGCAAGAAGCACGGTAGTCTTTACTGGTTGCTTGATGAAACTAAGACGGCTATGGGGATGCGTTTGTTGCGTAACTGGATTGATCGTCCATTGGTTAATCAAGAACAAATTGAAGAACGCCAAAATATTGTCCAAGTTTTCTTAGACAACTTCTTTGAACGTAGTGATTTGACGGATAGTCTAAAAGGCGTTTATGATATTGAGCGTTTGGCTAGTCGTGTGTCATTTGGAAAAGCCAATCCAAAAGATTTGCTTCAACTTGGTCACACTTTGGGACAAGTGCCAACGATTAAAGCTATCTTGGAGTCTTTTGATAGTCCTTATCTTGACAAGCTTGTCAACAGCATTGACACTTTACCAGAACTAGAGTCGTTGATTAGCTCTGCTATTGACCCAGATGCTCAGGCAGTCATCACAGAAGGAAGTATTATCAGAACTGGTTTTGATGAGACTTTGGACAAATATCGTAAAGTCATGCGCGAAGGGACAAGCTGGATTGCTGAGATTGAAGCCAAAGAACGTGCAGCAAGTGGTATTACAAACCTAAAAATTGATTACAATAAAAAAGATGGTTACTATTTCCATGTAACAAATTCTAACCTTTCTTTGGTGCCAGATTACTTCTTCCGTAAAGCAACTTTGAAGAATTCAGAGCGTTTTGGTACGGCTGAATTGGCTAAAATTGAAGGTGAAATGCTAGAGGCGCGTGAGCAATCAGCAAGCCTAGAATACGATATTTTCATGCGTGTTCGTGCGCAGGTTGAACGTTATATTTCACGTCTGCAAGATTTGGCAAAAGCTATTTCTACAGTCGATGTTCTGCAAAGTTTGGCAGTGGTTGCGGAAAATAATCATTACGTGCGTCCAACTTTCAACAATAATCATGAAATTAAGATTGATAAAGGTCGCCATGCGGTTGTTGAAAAAGTCATGGGTACGCAAGAATATATCCCAAATACCATCACATTTGGCAGAAATACCAATATTCAGCTGATTACTGGTCCAAATATGAGTGGTAAGTCAACTTATATGCGTCAGTTAGCTTTGACGGTTATCATGGCGCAGATGGGGTCATACGTTGCTGCTGAGAGTGTTAGTCTTCCAGTTTTTGATGCGATTTTCACACGTATCGGTGCGGCGGATGATTTGATTTCAGGTCAGTCAACCTTCATGGTGGAAATGATGGAAGCCAACCAAGCCATTAAACGTGCTAGTGACAAATCTTTGATTCTCTTTGATGAATTGGGACGCGGAACAGCAACTTACGATGGAATGGCTTTGGCGCAATCTATCATTGAGTATATTCACGATCACATCGGTGCTAAGACTATGTTTGCGACCCACTATCATGAGTTGACATCTCTGTCAACTACCTTGACACACCTTGTCAATGTCCATGTCGCAACCCTTGAACGTAACGGTGATGTGACTTTCCTTCATAAAATTGCAGAAGGACCAGCTGATAAATCCTATGGTATTCACGTTGCAAAAATTGCAGGCCTACCAGAAGACTTATTGAAGCGTGCAGACAGCATTTTAACTAATCTTGAATCAGGTGCTGCGCAGCTTCATTTGACAGCAGAAGTTGACAGTGAACCAGTAGCAACTGAGTCAGAAGTTTCAGAACCTGTAGTGGAGCAATTAAGTCTTTTTGCAGAAGATTCTTCTAATCAAGAAGTGATTGAAGCACTTAAGAAAGTTGATTTGATGAACTTGACACCTATGCAGGCTATGAATGTCATCTATGAATTGAAAAATATGTTATAA
- a CDS encoding YlbF family regulator produces the protein MSNYEEAVERLLEVIKKHDSVIEFQKAEEKIKDFPELEELVKDMKAYQQEAVLFHKIDKAHAEKKAGEQADQLQEELSDLPIVKDYRAKMQDASDLVQYITNSLETKINEELSNGKR, from the coding sequence ATGAGCAACTATGAAGAAGCCGTAGAACGATTGCTAGAAGTCATAAAAAAGCATGATAGCGTCATCGAATTTCAAAAGGCTGAAGAAAAAATAAAGGACTTTCCAGAACTAGAAGAATTGGTCAAAGATATGAAGGCTTATCAGCAGGAGGCTGTGCTTTTTCACAAGATTGATAAAGCGCACGCTGAGAAAAAAGCTGGTGAGCAAGCTGACCAGTTGCAAGAAGAACTATCAGACCTTCCAATTGTCAAAGATTATCGTGCAAAAATGCAGGATGCCAGTGACCTAGTTCAATATATTACAAATAGCTTGGAAACGAAAATTAACGAGGAGTTAAGTAATGGCAAAAGATAA
- the argR gene encoding arginine repressor — MNKIERQNRIKRLIQSGHIGTQEEIKRHLQEEGINVTQATLSRDLREIGLLKLRDASGKLYYSLSETSETTFGANIRSYILKVARAGFMLVLHTNLGEADVLANLIDSSDIAEILGTVAGADTLLVICKDEETAKAFESDLSTGL, encoded by the coding sequence ATGAATAAAATAGAACGTCAAAATCGAATCAAACGTTTGATTCAATCAGGCCATATCGGCACACAAGAGGAAATCAAGCGACATTTGCAGGAAGAAGGCATTAACGTCACTCAAGCGACCTTGTCACGTGACCTTCGTGAAATTGGACTGTTGAAATTGCGCGATGCTTCAGGAAAACTCTACTACAGCCTATCAGAAACTTCAGAGACAACTTTTGGAGCGAATATCCGTTCATATATTCTAAAGGTAGCTCGTGCAGGTTTCATGTTGGTGTTACATACTAATCTTGGTGAAGCAGATGTTTTAGCCAACTTGATTGACAGCAGCGATATCGCTGAAATTTTAGGAACTGTGGCTGGCGCTGATACTTTGTTGGTCATTTGTAAAGATGAAGAAACAGCAAAAGCCTTTGAAAGTGACTTGTCAACAGGCTTATGA
- the argS gene encoding arginine--tRNA ligase, whose protein sequence is MDTKRTIAERIHTIVPELDQEQIVNLLEVPKNSDMGDLAFPAFSLARILRKAPQMIAADIAEKMDTAGFEKIEAVGPYINFFLDKKSISADVLGQVIANGSDYASQDEGHGRNVAIDMSSPNIAKPFSIGHLRSTVIGDSLANIFEKLGYKAVKINHLGDWGKQFGMLIVAYKKWGDEEAVKAHPIDELLKLYVRINAEAETQPELDEEAREWFRKLEAGDEEAISLWQWFRDESLVEFNRLYNELGVSFDSFNGEAFYNDKMDEVVDILTEKGLLEESQGAQVVNLEKYGIEHPALIKKSDGATLYITRDLAAALYRKRTYDFAKAIYVVGNEQSAHFKQLKAVLNEMDFEWNEDITHVPFGLVTKEGKKLSTRKGNVILLEPTIAEAVKRAEDQINAKNPNLADKEAVAHAVGVGAIKFYDLKTDRLNGYDFDLDAMVSFEGETGPYVQYAHARIQSILRKAEFTPSVNDVYSLDDAESWEIVKLIQDFPRIIKRAADNFEPSIIAKFAISLAQSFNKYYAHTRILDESPERDSRLALSYATATVLKEALRLLGVEAPNEM, encoded by the coding sequence ATGGATACTAAACGTACAATTGCAGAACGCATTCACACTATTGTTCCAGAATTAGACCAAGAACAAATTGTTAATCTGCTTGAAGTGCCAAAAAATTCTGACATGGGGGACCTTGCCTTTCCAGCATTCTCATTGGCTCGAATCCTTCGTAAAGCACCACAAATGATTGCAGCAGATATTGCTGAAAAAATGGACACAGCTGGTTTTGAAAAAATCGAAGCCGTTGGACCATACATCAACTTCTTCCTTGACAAAAAAAGCATCTCTGCTGATGTTCTAGGACAAGTTATCGCAAACGGAAGCGACTACGCTAGCCAAGATGAAGGACACGGTCGCAATGTTGCTATCGATATGTCTAGTCCAAACATCGCTAAACCATTCTCAATTGGACACCTTCGTTCAACTGTTATCGGTGATAGCTTGGCTAATATTTTTGAAAAACTTGGTTATAAAGCTGTTAAAATCAACCACCTCGGTGACTGGGGTAAACAATTCGGTATGTTGATTGTTGCCTACAAAAAATGGGGTGACGAAGAAGCTGTAAAAGCTCACCCAATCGACGAACTCTTGAAACTTTACGTTCGTATCAATGCTGAAGCTGAAACACAACCAGAACTTGATGAAGAAGCTCGCGAATGGTTCCGTAAATTAGAAGCAGGCGACGAAGAAGCTATCTCACTATGGCAATGGTTCCGTGACGAAAGTCTTGTTGAATTTAACCGCCTTTACAACGAACTTGGTGTTTCATTTGACAGCTTTAACGGTGAAGCTTTCTACAACGATAAAATGGATGAAGTTGTCGATATCTTGACTGAAAAAGGTCTTCTTGAAGAATCTCAAGGTGCTCAAGTTGTTAACCTTGAAAAATACGGTATCGAACACCCAGCATTGATTAAAAAATCTGACGGTGCAACACTTTACATCACACGTGACTTGGCTGCCGCTCTTTACCGCAAACGTACTTATGACTTTGCCAAAGCCATCTACGTCGTTGGTAACGAACAATCAGCTCACTTCAAACAATTGAAAGCCGTTCTTAACGAAATGGACTTCGAATGGAATGAAGATATCACTCACGTACCATTCGGACTTGTTACTAAAGAAGGTAAAAAACTTTCAACTCGTAAAGGTAACGTTATCCTTCTTGAACCAACAATCGCTGAAGCTGTTAAACGTGCTGAAGATCAAATCAACGCTAAAAACCCTAACCTTGCTGATAAAGAAGCTGTTGCTCATGCTGTCGGTGTCGGCGCTATCAAGTTCTACGATTTGAAAACAGATCGCTTGAACGGTTATGACTTCGACCTTGACGCTATGGTGTCATTTGAAGGTGAAACTGGACCTTACGTTCAATACGCTCACGCTCGTATCCAATCAATCCTTCGTAAAGCTGAGTTTACACCATCTGTAAACGACGTTTACAGCCTTGATGATGCTGAAAGCTGGGAAATTGTGAAACTTATCCAAGACTTCCCACGCATTATCAAACGTGCAGCTGACAACTTTGAACCATCAATCATTGCAAAATTCGCTATCAGCCTTGCACAAAGCTTCAACAAATACTACGCACACACACGTATCCTTGACGAAAGCCCAGAACGTGATAGCCGTCTAGCACTAAGCTACGCAACTGCTACAGTTCTTAAAGAAGCCCTTCGTCTCCTTGGCGTTGAAGCTCCTAACGAAATGTAA
- a CDS encoding bacteriocin immunity protein — protein MTRENHLMELLSKAYASLPDSEPLKADIFALAKDLEKNEYDQLARTKLAHAISMYLLTHKLKTSSEITALYKEIADSPEKYKGHAATAIMLGSLFHP, from the coding sequence ATGACAAGGGAAAATCATCTCATGGAATTGCTCAGTAAAGCTTATGCTAGCTTACCTGATAGCGAACCTTTAAAAGCAGACATCTTTGCACTTGCTAAAGATTTGGAAAAAAACGAATACGATCAACTAGCACGTACCAAACTGGCTCATGCCATTTCTATGTATTTGCTAACGCATAAACTCAAGACATCATCTGAAATTACAGCACTCTACAAAGAAATTGCCGACAGCCCTGAAAAATATAAAGGTCATGCCGCTACTGCTATCATGCTAGGCAGCCTCTTTCATCCATAG
- a CDS encoding prolyl oligopeptidase family serine peptidase — protein MAKRINVTLVKVSMIIKGYECGPGVPKLLVQLTHKVSGVVADKLLVRTAGKERQISRVYLSDDKGQEVSSASEYLVIKMPVTFDSQKNAAIACPFYYNLETLHNTWVEDYPVTINGLEVICDGEVAELSGSYDIIHNRLSPDTDVFNKRGFYSGTYLNPLTKQTEKLTLHYVAYDPKYLKSGESFPLLIWLHGQGEGGVDTDITLLGNEVVALAKPAIQFHFTAGKQTGAYVLAIQTPTYWMDEGDGTNGAGAGDSRYTEILMDIIKNYVASTPAVDTNRIYLAGCSNGGYMTINLAISNPGYFAALVPQAAAYSYYEYERNADGSYATSPSSTSFIRKDALYFDEEKMLALKEIPMWFIHAANDTIVNPKDYSLPIYKNLLDSGAENKWFSYFESVEGTDMQGVSYLGHLSWIYFFKDQVSGVQDISAIKSAKELSGFSPSNKGKGGTSTAKVSKKTYHNIFDWLNDQKKV, from the coding sequence ATGGCTAAAAGAATTAATGTCACACTTGTCAAAGTTTCTATGATTATTAAAGGTTATGAATGTGGACCAGGTGTCCCAAAACTTTTGGTACAGTTAACGCATAAAGTGTCAGGAGTTGTCGCTGATAAGCTCCTAGTCAGGACTGCAGGTAAAGAACGTCAGATTAGTAGAGTGTACTTGTCAGATGATAAGGGACAAGAAGTCAGCAGTGCCAGTGAGTATCTAGTTATCAAAATGCCAGTGACTTTTGATAGTCAGAAAAATGCAGCTATAGCTTGTCCATTTTATTACAATCTGGAAACCTTGCACAACACTTGGGTGGAAGATTATCCAGTTACTATAAATGGATTAGAGGTAATTTGTGACGGTGAAGTGGCTGAACTATCTGGAAGCTATGATATTATTCATAACCGTCTATCACCTGATACTGATGTCTTTAATAAGCGTGGCTTTTATTCTGGGACTTACCTCAATCCATTAACGAAGCAAACAGAAAAACTCACCCTTCATTATGTGGCTTACGACCCTAAATACTTAAAATCGGGAGAAAGTTTTCCTTTGTTAATCTGGCTGCATGGTCAAGGTGAAGGTGGGGTAGACACGGACATTACCCTTCTTGGAAATGAGGTGGTAGCTCTAGCTAAGCCCGCTATTCAATTCCATTTTACAGCTGGTAAGCAAACAGGTGCTTATGTTTTAGCTATTCAGACTCCAACTTATTGGATGGATGAGGGCGATGGGACCAACGGTGCTGGCGCTGGCGATTCGCGTTACACAGAGATTCTGATGGATATCATCAAAAATTATGTTGCGAGTACGCCTGCTGTGGATACCAATCGCATTTACCTAGCAGGTTGTTCAAATGGTGGCTACATGACGATTAATCTTGCTATTTCAAATCCTGGTTATTTTGCGGCTCTAGTTCCTCAAGCGGCAGCTTATTCTTATTATGAATATGAGCGAAATGCTGACGGTTCATACGCCACTTCACCGTCTTCTACTAGCTTCATTCGTAAAGATGCCCTTTATTTTGATGAGGAAAAAATGCTAGCGCTAAAAGAGATACCAATGTGGTTTATTCACGCAGCCAATGACACGATTGTTAATCCAAAGGATTATTCATTGCCTATTTATAAGAATTTGCTTGATAGCGGAGCTGAGAACAAGTGGTTTTCTTACTTTGAAAGTGTTGAGGGAACAGACATGCAAGGTGTCTCTTACCTTGGGCATTTATCTTGGATCTATTTCTTTAAAGACCAAGTGTCAGGGGTGCAGGATATCTCTGCTATCAAAAGTGCGAAAGAGTTATCAGGCTTTTCTCCAAGCAATAAAGGAAAAGGCGGCACAAGCACAGCTAAGGTCTCAAAGAAAACCTATCACAATATCTTTGATTGGTTAAATGACCAGAAGAAAGTATAA
- a CDS encoding YitT family protein, producing the protein MAQKLRQVRSLLLIALGVAMYTFGFVKFNMANALAEGGVAGVTLIIHALYKIDPAYTSLILNIPLFIMGARVLGRKSLALTIYGTVLLSFFIWFWQQVPVKIVLQNDMMLVAVVAGLFAGAGSGLVFRYGATTGGTDIIGRVIEEKFGFKLGQTLLFVDALVLTASLVYIDLQHMLYTLVASFVYSQVLTIVQNGGYTVRGMIIITQKSQEAADAILNGINRGVTYLNGQGAYSGNEKNILYVVLNPGEVRDVKAIMADLDPDAFISIIDVDEVVSSDFKIRRKNYDK; encoded by the coding sequence ATGGCTCAAAAGCTTAGACAAGTACGAAGTTTATTGTTGATTGCTCTTGGTGTAGCAATGTATACCTTTGGTTTTGTTAAATTTAATATGGCAAACGCTCTTGCTGAAGGTGGCGTTGCAGGGGTAACCTTGATTATCCATGCGCTTTATAAAATTGACCCAGCTTATACTTCTCTCATTTTAAATATTCCTTTGTTTATCATGGGAGCTCGAGTTTTGGGGCGAAAATCATTAGCCTTGACCATTTATGGGACAGTTTTACTTTCCTTCTTTATCTGGTTTTGGCAACAAGTACCAGTGAAAATTGTGCTGCAAAATGACATGATGTTGGTTGCTGTTGTTGCTGGTTTATTTGCAGGTGCAGGTAGTGGACTGGTTTTTCGATATGGTGCAACGACAGGTGGTACAGATATCATTGGACGCGTGATTGAGGAAAAATTTGGCTTTAAATTAGGTCAAACGCTTCTATTTGTGGATGCTCTTGTATTGACAGCGTCACTTGTTTACATTGATTTGCAACACATGCTTTACACTTTGGTAGCAAGTTTTGTGTACAGCCAAGTGCTAACAATTGTGCAAAATGGTGGTTATACAGTACGTGGTATGATTATCATTACCCAAAAATCGCAAGAAGCTGCGGATGCTATTTTGAATGGTATTAACCGTGGTGTCACTTACCTAAATGGACAAGGGGCTTACTCAGGAAATGAAAAAAATATCTTGTACGTTGTTTTGAATCCAGGTGAAGTTCGTGATGTCAAAGCTATCATGGCTGATCTGGACCCAGATGCTTTTATTTCCATTATAGATGTTGACGAAGTTGTTTCTTCTGACTTTAAAATCAGAAGAAAGAACTACGATAAATAG
- a CDS encoding YitT family protein produces the protein MIKKASLKKKTKYIVSRWAKKYGLLKTMQSISREKYAEKISASLFYGLLSAIAVNFFFQPGHVYSSGATGLAQVLSAISERLIGFRLPISIVFYAINLPLLILAWYKIGHKFTVFTLITVSMSSFFIQIVPEITLTTDPLVNAIFGGLVMGTGVGFSLKSRISSGGTDIVSLTIRKKTGRDVGSISLMVNGVIMIFAGILFGWQYALYSMVTIFVSSRVTNAIFTKQKKMQAMIVTSCPEKVIAMIHTKLHRGVTQINNAEGTYNHEKKAVLLAIITREEYNDFRYLMRKTDPKAFVSVAENVHIIGRFVDD, from the coding sequence ATGATTAAAAAAGCATCTTTAAAAAAGAAAACAAAGTATATCGTTAGCCGTTGGGCTAAGAAATATGGCCTTTTAAAAACGATGCAAAGCATTTCAAGAGAGAAGTACGCGGAAAAAATTTCCGCTTCTCTTTTTTATGGTTTGCTTTCAGCTATCGCGGTAAACTTCTTCTTCCAACCAGGACATGTCTATTCAAGTGGCGCAACTGGTTTGGCACAGGTTTTGTCAGCGATTAGTGAGCGTTTGATTGGTTTTAGATTACCGATTTCTATCGTTTTTTATGCCATTAATTTGCCGCTATTAATCTTGGCTTGGTATAAAATTGGTCATAAATTTACCGTTTTTACTCTGATTACAGTTTCTATGAGTTCATTCTTCATCCAAATTGTTCCAGAGATTACGCTAACAACTGATCCACTTGTCAATGCTATTTTTGGTGGTTTGGTTATGGGTACTGGGGTTGGATTTAGTTTGAAATCACGTATTTCTAGTGGTGGTACTGACATTGTCAGCTTGACCATTCGTAAAAAAACGGGACGTGATGTCGGAAGTATTTCCCTTATGGTAAATGGCGTCATCATGATTTTTGCGGGCATCCTATTTGGTTGGCAATATGCGCTTTACTCAATGGTGACTATTTTTGTTTCAAGTCGTGTGACGAATGCGATTTTCACAAAACAAAAGAAAATGCAGGCAATGATTGTAACCAGCTGCCCAGAAAAAGTTATCGCTATGATTCACACTAAACTTCATCGTGGAGTGACACAGATAAATAATGCTGAGGGAACTTACAATCATGAAAAGAAAGCAGTTCTGCTAGCTATTATTACTCGTGAAGAGTACAATGATTTCAGATATTTAATGAGGAAAACAGATCCTAAGGCCTTTGTTTCGGTTGCTGAAAATGTTCATATTATTGGACGTTTTGTTGATGACTAA
- the aspS gene encoding aspartate--tRNA ligase: MKRTMYAGRVRSEHIGQEITLKGWVGRRRDLGGLIFIDLRDREGIMQLVINPEKVSSDVMATAESLRNEFVIEVTGVVAQREQENTNLPTGAVELKVSALTVLNTAKTTPFEIKDDVEVSDDNRLRYRYLDLRRPKMLNNFKLRAKVTHSIRNYLDGLEFIDVETPMLTKSTPEGARDYLVPSRVNQGHFYALPQSPQITKQLLMNAGFDRYYQIVKCFRDEDLRGDRQPEFTQVDMETSFLSDKDIQDITEGMIAKVMKDTKGIDVTLPFPRMSYDDAMNNYGSDKPDTRFEMLLQDLTDLVKDVDFKVFSQAPVVKAIVVKGNADKYSRKSIDKLTEFAKQFGAKGLAWVKFTDGSLNGPVAKFLTNIEDKLTASLQLEDNDLVLFVADTLEVANNTLGALRTRIAKELDMVDNSKFNFLWVVDWPMFEWSEEEGRYMSAHHPFTLPTEESAHELEGDLAKVRAVAYDIVLNGYELGGGSLRINQRELQERMFKALGFTAEEAADQFGFLLEAMNYGFPPHGGLAIGLDRFVMLLAGEDNIREVIAFPKNNKATDPMTQAPSLVSDKQLEELALATKTNN, translated from the coding sequence ATGAAACGTACAATGTATGCTGGTCGTGTTCGCAGCGAACACATTGGCCAAGAAATTACTCTAAAAGGTTGGGTCGGACGTCGTCGTGACCTCGGTGGACTTATTTTCATCGATCTTCGTGACCGCGAAGGTATCATGCAATTAGTCATCAACCCAGAGAAAGTTTCAAGTGATGTTATGGCAACTGCAGAAAGCCTTCGTAACGAATTCGTTATCGAAGTAACTGGTGTCGTTGCACAACGTGAACAAGAAAACACTAACTTGCCAACTGGTGCTGTTGAATTGAAAGTATCAGCATTGACAGTTTTGAACACCGCTAAAACAACACCATTTGAAATCAAAGATGATGTGGAAGTTAGCGATGATAACCGTCTTCGTTACCGTTACTTGGATCTTCGTCGTCCAAAAATGCTTAACAACTTCAAATTGCGTGCCAAAGTAACTCACTCAATCCGTAACTACTTGGATGGTTTAGAGTTTATCGATGTTGAAACACCAATGTTGACAAAATCAACTCCAGAAGGTGCGCGTGACTACTTGGTACCAAGTCGTGTGAACCAAGGTCATTTCTACGCTTTGCCACAAAGTCCACAAATTACAAAACAATTGTTGATGAACGCTGGTTTTGACCGCTACTATCAAATCGTTAAATGTTTCCGTGACGAAGACTTGCGTGGTGACCGTCAACCTGAATTTACACAGGTCGATATGGAAACTTCATTCTTGTCAGACAAAGATATCCAAGATATCACTGAAGGAATGATTGCTAAAGTCATGAAAGACACTAAAGGAATCGACGTTACATTGCCATTCCCACGTATGTCTTATGACGATGCAATGAACAACTACGGTTCAGATAAACCTGATACACGTTTTGAAATGCTTTTACAAGACTTGACAGACCTTGTCAAGGATGTTGACTTCAAAGTCTTCTCACAAGCTCCAGTCGTAAAAGCAATCGTTGTTAAAGGTAATGCAGATAAATACTCACGTAAAAGCATTGATAAATTAACAGAATTCGCAAAACAATTTGGTGCCAAAGGTCTTGCTTGGGTTAAATTTACTGATGGTTCTCTTAACGGACCTGTTGCCAAATTCTTGACAAATATTGAAGATAAGTTGACAGCAAGTTTACAACTTGAAGACAATGATTTGGTACTTTTCGTTGCTGATACACTTGAAGTAGCTAACAACACACTTGGTGCACTTCGTACACGTATCGCTAAAGAACTTGATATGGTTGACAACTCTAAATTCAACTTCCTTTGGGTTGTTGATTGGCCAATGTTTGAATGGTCTGAAGAAGAAGGACGTTACATGTCAGCTCACCACCCATTCACATTGCCGACTGAAGAATCAGCTCACGAATTAGAAGGTGACCTTGCTAAAGTTCGTGCCGTTGCATACGATATCGTTCTTAACGGTTATGAACTCGGTGGTGGTAGCCTACGTATCAACCAACGTGAATTGCAAGAACGTATGTTCAAAGCTCTTGGCTTTACAGCTGAAGAAGCAGCTGACCAATTTGGTTTCTTGCTAGAAGCTATGAATTACGGATTCCCACCACACGGTGGACTTGCTATCGGTCTTGACCGTTTCGTTATGCTTCTTGCTGGTGAAGACAACATTCGTGAAGTTATTGCCTTCCCTAAAAATAACAAAGCAACTGACCCAATGACACAAGCACCTAGCCTTGTTTCAGACAAACAATTAGAAGAATTGGCTTTAGCAACTAAAACTAATAACTAA